The nucleotide window CGCGCGGCCTGCTCGACGAGATGGGCGGGCGGCTGGCCGCCGAGGCCCCGCTGGGCCGGCTGGGCGGCGACGACGACCTGAAGGGCGCCGTCGTGCTGTTCGCCTCCGCGGCGGGGCGGCACATCACCGGCCAGGTACTGGCCATCGACGGCGGCGTTTCCGCCGTCTGAAGACAACGAATTCAGACGAAACAAAGGTTCAGGAAGCAGATGATAACGTATCAAAGGATCGTACTGGCGGCCCGTCCGCAGGGTGAAGTGACGCCGGAACACTTCCGGCTCGAGACCGTGCCGGTCCCCGAACTCGCGGCCGGGCAACTGCTGGTCCGCAATCACTACCTGTCGCTGGATCCCTACATGCGGGGCCGCATGAACGACGCCCGCAGCTACGCCGCGCCACAGCCGCTGGGCGAGACCATGATCGGCGGCACCGTCGGCGAAGTGGTCGCGTCGCGCCACCCGTCGTTCGCCGAAGGGGACTTCGTCGCCGCGATGGGCGGCTGGGCCGAACTGGCCGTGTCGGACGGCACCGGCTTGCGCAAGCTGGACACGGCCGCGGTGCCGCTGTCCGCCTACCTCGGCGCGGTCGGCATGCCGGGCATGACGGCGTGGTATGGCCTGAACCGCATCCTGGAGACAGCGCCTGGCCAGACCGTCTGCGTCTCGGCGGCCAGCGGCGCGGTGGGCAGCGCCGTCGGCCAGCTGGCGAAGCTGCGCGGCTGCCGCGTGGTCGGCATCGCCGGCGGGCCGGAAAAGTGCGGCTACGTCGTCGATGAACTGGGTTTCGATGCCTGCGTCGATTACCGCGCCGGCAACCTGCGCGCCGACCTGAAGGCCGCGGCGCCGGACGGCATCGACGGCATCTTCGAGAACGTGGGCGGCGAAGTGTTCGACGCGGCGCTGGCACGCACCAACCCGTTCGCCCGCGTCGCCCTGTGCGGCATGATCGCCGGCTACGACGGCGCGGACATCCCGATGCGCAATGTGCGCCTGCTGCTGGCCAACCGCATCACGCTGAGCGGCTTCATCGTCACCGAGCACCTCGATTGCTGGCCGGCCGGGCTGGCCGAGCTGGGCGCACTGGTGGCCACCGGGCAGCTCAAGTACCGTGAAAGCGTGGCGCAAGGCCTGGCGTCGGCGCCGCAAGCCTTCATCGGCCTGCTCAAGGGCCGCAATTTCGGCAAACAACTGGTGAAACTGATGTGAACGAGGTGAGCATGAACTCCCATGAAATCCGTTACGGCGACTGGGCCACGCTCAGCGCCGATGCGCAGGTGATCCGCATCGCCGTCTTCGTGCAGGAACAGAACGTTCCCGCCGAACTGGAAATGGATGAGAAGGATGCCGTCTGCCTGCACGCCGTCGCGTACGACGCGGCCGGCACCCCGGTCGGCACCGGCCGCCTGCTGCCGGACGGCCATATCGGCCGCATGGCCGTCATGAAGGACGCGCGCGGCACCGGCATCGGCAGCGCGCTGCTGCGCGGCCTGATGGCGCATGCCCGCGAACGCGGCCACCCCGAGGTGGAGCTGTCCGCGCAAACCCATGCGGCATCGTTCTACCGCGCGCATGGCTTCGAACAGGTGGGCGACGAGTTCCACGAAGCTGGAATAGCCCACGTGGCGATGCGGCGCGCGTTCTGAGCGTCACACCAGCTTGCCCACATCCAGGATCGCCTGGGCGAAAGCGCGTGGCGCTTCCTGCGGCAGGTTGTGGCCGATGCCGCCGGCCAGGTGGCGATGCTGGTACTTGCCGGTGAATTTTCTCGCATAGGCCTTCGGGTCGGGATGTGGCGCGCCGTTCGCGTCGCCTTCCATCGTGATGGTCGGCACTGTCACGTCGGGGAACGCGGCCAGCTGGCGCTCCAGATTGTCGTAGCGGCGTTCGCCAGGCGCGAGCCCGAGCCGCCAGCGGTAGTTGCTGACGGAGATCGCCACATGGTCCGGGTTGTCGAGCGATGCCGCTGAACGCGCGAATGTCGCGTCATCGAACTTCCACTGCGGCGAAGCCAGCGCCCAGATCAGCCGGGCAAACGCATGGGTGTTTTCCCGGTACCCCAGCTCGCCGCGCGGCGTGGCGAAGTAATACTGGTACCACCATTGCAGCTCGGCCTGTGGCGCCAGCGGCTTGCGGTTGGCTTCCTGGCTGCCGATCAGGTAGCCGCTGACGGACACCAGTGCGTGGAAGCGTTGCGGCCACAGGGCAGCCAGCGTGGTGGCGATGCGCGCGCCCCAGTCGAAGCCGGCCACGATCGCCCGGTCGATCTTCAGCGCATCCATGAATGCCAGCGCATCGGCGGTGAAGCTGGCCTGCTGCCCGTTGCGCGGCGTGTCCGCGGCAAGGAAGCGCGTGGTGCCATAGCCGCGCAGGTGCGGGATGATGACGCGATAGCCGGCGGCCGCGAGGATCGGCGCTACGTCGATGAAGGCATGGATGTCGTACGGCCAGCCGTGGAACAGCACCACGGGACGGCCATCCGCGGGACCGGCATCGACATAGCCGATATCAAGTACGCCGGCGCGGACCTGGCGGATCGTGGTGAACCTGCTGGAGGCAGGGGAAATGCCGCTCGCGCCGGACGATGCGGCGGGCGGCGCGGCGGCCACGCCGCCGATCAGGCCGGCCTGGCTGGCGGCGATGCCGAGGGCGGCGGTGTTCAGGAAGTTGCGGCGTCGCTGGTTGACTGCCTGGTCCATGGTGTTCTCCTTTTATGAATGGTGGCGCGCTGCCGGTGTCGCGGTGCATGTCCGGCTTGTCGTGGCGATTCCGCACCTGCGGCATCGACCAGGCCATTACACCGCCGCCACGTATCCGGGAAATGTCCGTGGCGGCGCCACCTGCATGCGCAGGTATCGCCGGCCGCGCCGGATACGCCGGGATACAAACCGATGCCGCCTTCCGTGCGCTGAAGCTGCCGCCACGCTGCCAAGATGGTGGCCAGCCGATGGTGGCAAGACAGAAGGGTGACAGGCGAGGAGGCGCATCGATGGATGAACTGGAGGAACGGCTGCTGGCCGAACTGCGGCGCTATGCCGCCAACCGGCTGAAGGACGTGGCGCGAGGCGCCGAAACGCGCGAACTGGCGGGCTTGCTGGTGGAAAAATACGGCTACGGGCTGGCCAAGGCGCTGGCCATCGCCCGCGAGCTGGCGGGCGAACCGGGCGTGGACCTGGCCCGGGAGATCGAACGTGTCGTGCTCGAGGTGGACCCCGAGGCGGTGGAGCACCGCAGCCGCCGCTGGGATGCCGCGCCGGCCGGGCTGTCGCTGCCGCCGCGCCGGGTCTAGCCGCGCGTGCCCAGCGGCGGCAACGTGGCGATTTCTCCGCAGCGCTCCGCCAGCAGCGCATGCAATTGCCGCACGGCCGGTGAGAACTGGCGCCGGTGCGGGCAGATCAGCTGCAGTGGCGCCGTCTCGCCCGGCTGCCCGGGCAGCACCACGGCCAGCCGGCCGGCCTGCACGTCGGCGCTTACGTCGAGCCACGACTTGTAGGCGATGCCCTCGCCGGCGATGGCCCAGCGGCGCACCACGTCGGCATCGTCGCTGGCCAGCGGGCCCTTGACCTGCACGGTACGGCGGCCCTTGTCCAGCGGGAAGCCCCATTTGTCATAGAGGCGGCCGCCCATGTGCCACAGCAGGCAGGAATGCCGCGGCAGCTCGTCCAGCGTTTGCGGCGTGCCGCATTGCTCGAGATAGCCCGGCGCGGCCACCAGCACGCGCCGGTTGTCCGGTGCGACAGGCAGCGCCACGAAGCTGGCATCCTGCACGGTGCCGTAGCGGAGCGCGATGTCGACCGGGTCGCGGAACACGTCCGTCACCTGGTCGGAAAACTGCACGCGCAGCTCCAGCTTCGGATGCCGGCGGCGAAACGCCGTCAGCCACGGCAGCAGCACGTTGCGGCCGAAATCCGATGGCGCGGTGATCTGCAGGGTGCCGGCCAGGGTGTCGGTGCCGCGGTGCAGCTCGTCGCGGCCGCTGTGCAGCAGGTCGATCACCTCCCTGGCATAGGGCAGGTAGCGTTCGCCCTCGTCGGTCAGGCGCAGGCTGCGCGTGGAGCGGGCGAACAGGCGGACATCGAGGTCGCGCTCGAGCCGCATGATGGCGGCGCTGACCTGGCCCGGCAGCAGGTTCGCTTCGCGCGCGGCCTTGGTGAAGCTGCCGCAGGCGGCGGTGCGGACAAACAGCGAGAGATCTTCGAAGCGGATGGCCATGCGATTTTCATTCGGCGAGAGAAAGTGCTACCCGATTATATGGCTTTTTGCGTTGCCACTCCCGCCATATGATGGTCCCCGTCAACTCAACTGGAGTACCAGCACATGAAAGCAATCGTTTATACCCGCCATGGCTTGCCGATCGAGGACCCGGAGTCGCTGGTCGAGATGGTTCTGCCGGATCCCGTGCCCGGTCCGCGCGACCTGCTGGTGCGGGTGCACGCGGTGTCGGTCAATCCGGTCGACACCAAGGTGCGCCGCGGTGCGGCCGTCGCGCAGCCCCGGGTGCTGGGCTGGGACGTGGCCGGCGTCGTCGAAGCGGTGGGCAGCGACGTCACCGCGTTCCGGCCGGGCGACGAGGTGTATTACGCCGGTTCGCTGACGCGGCCCGGCTCGTACAGCGAACTGCACCTGGTCGACGAGCGGATTGCCGGGCACAAGCCGGCAACGCTGGGCTTTGCCGATGCCGCGGCATTGCCGCTGACGTCGCTCACGGCGTGGGAGTTGCTGTTCGACCGGCTGAACGTGCCGGAGGGCGGCGGTGCCGAGCGGTCGCTGCTGGTCATCGGTGCCGCGGGCGGCGTCGGTTCGATCTTGACGCAACTGGCCAGGAAACTGACCGGGCTGACCGTGATCGGCACCGCCTCCCGGCCGGAGACCGCCGGCTGGGTCACCGAACTGGGCGCGCACCACGTGATCGACCATGCGCGGCCGATGCAGGCGCAATTGCAGGCACTGGGCTTCAAGTATGCCGATATCGTCATCAGCCTGACGCACACCGACCAGCACTACGCCGACATCGTCGACATCCTCGCGCCGCAAGGCCAGTTCGCGCTGATCGACGATCCGGACACGCTCGATGCCATGCCGCTCAAGCGCAAGAGCATCTCGCTGCACTGGGAACTGATGTTTACCCGTTCGATGTTTGAAACGGCGGACATGGCGCGCCAGCGCGACATCCTCGACCGCGTGGCCGCGCTGGTCGACAGCGGCGAGCTGCGCACCACCGTTGGCGAACACATCGGCAAGATCGATGCGCCGAACCTGCGCCGCGCCCACGCCATCATCGAGAGCGGCAAGGCGCGCGGCAAGCTGGTGCTGGCCGGTTTCTGAACATGCCGGTGCCGCGTTGCCGCCAGCGCGCGCGACGCGGTACCATGGCGCCCGTTTTTTATTCTTCAACAGGAAAGTCCCGAATGGATATCGTTGCCAAGGCGCGCCAGCGCTACACCGTGAAATCGTATGACCGTGAACGCAAGGTTCCGGCGGAAATCATCGACCAGCTGCGCGAGGTGCTGCGCCTCGCGCCGTCGTCGGTCAATTCGCAACCGTGGCATTTCGTCGTCGCCGCCACGCCGGAAGGCAAGGAACGCATCGCCAGGGCCGCCGAGGCGGGCTTCCAGTACAACGCGGCGAAGATCCGCGACGCCTCCCACGTCATCGTGCTGGCCACCAAGGTGGCGCCGGACGAGGCGCAGCTGGCCGCCGTGCTGGAACAGGAAGCCAGGGACGGGCGCTTCGTCAACGACGCGGCGAAGTCGGCGCAGCATGCCGGCCGCATGTCGTACACCAACCTGCACCGGTTCACGCAGAAGGACGTCCCGTTCTGGTACGAAAAGCAGACCTACCTCGCGCTGGGCACGCTGCTGCAGGCCGCCGCGCTGCTCGACGTGGGCGCCACGCCGATGGAAGGCTTCAATGCCGAAGTGCTGGACAAGGAACTGGGCCTGCGCGACAAGGGCTTCACCGGCACCGTGATCGTCTCGCTGGGCTACAGCAGCGGCGAAGACTTCAACGCCAAGCTGCCCAAATCGCGGCTGCCCGCCGAGCAGGTGTTTACCGACATCTGAAAGCTTGCAAAAACCGGTGACAGTGAAGTGACCCCAAGAAGTTGGACGGTTTGTTAGCTATGCTGCTTGTAGCTGAGTTCTGTACTGCACGGGACTCAGCCCGTTCAACCTAAGCTTGATGCGCTTGTGATTGTAGTAGCGGATGTACTTCACCAGGCCTTTCTTCAGCTCCTCAATACTGGCAAATTTCTGCAGATGGAAGTACTCAGTCTTGAGTACGGCGAAGAAGCTCTCCATGGCAGCGTTGTCGAGGCAATTTCCTTTGCGAGACATGCTCTGCACGACATTTTTATCCTCCAGCGCCTTCCGGTAAGCGGGCTTCCGATAGTGCCATCCCTGGTCCGAGTGAAGGATTGGCTTGTCGTCTTTGCCGAGCTTTCGCAGAGCTTTTTTAACCATGTTGGTAACCAAGCTCAGCACTGGCCGGGTGTTCGTCTCGAAGGCGATGATCTCGCCGTTGCACAGATCCATCACCGGCGAGAGATACAGTTTTTTGCCAGCGACATTGAACTCCGTGACATCAGTTACCCACTTCTCGTGCATGGCCGCAGCTTCAAAATCGCGGTCCAAGAGGTTATCTGCAGCTTCGCCCACTTCGCCTTTGTAAGAACGATACTTCTTCGGCCGCACCAGCGATTTCAAGCCGAGCTCGCTCATCAAACGCTGTACACGTTTGTGGTTAACTTTATGCCCGTCCTTGCGGATCTCAGCGGCCACACGGCGATAGCCATAGCGCCCGTGGTTGCCGTCGAAGACGCCCTGAACACGATTTTTTAAGGCCTCGTCACGATCGCCTAGCTTGGCCACTTGCTGCTGATAGTAGTAAGTGCTGCGCGCCAGGCCTGCTACTTCCAGCAAGCCATCCAAAGGGAAACGCTGCCTCAGTTCAGTGATTACTTTCGCTTTTTGCGCGCTATCGCACGCTGCTGCTTCTGTTCCTGAACCAAGGCCCCCAGCTTTTTTAGGTAGGCGTTCTCCATCCGCAAGTAGTTCACTTCTTTGAGAAGCTCTTCAAGGGTCTTGGCCTCTTCATCGAGAGGCGTTTGCGGCGCGGGCGGCTGGGATGTGGGCATTTTCTTCGGTCTCTGGCGCGGTCGGGGACTGAGCGCATCTATACCGCCGCTATGATAACAGCGCTCCCACTGGCCGATGCTGCCGGTATGGCGCACGTTGAAAATCACGGCCGTCTCGAAACATGACAACTCATGCTTCCACATGTACTGCAATATCGATAGCTTGCCCTCAGCGCTGTGCCTATGTTGCTTCTTCTCCAGTCCCGCCACACCATGAGCGTCGTATAGCCTGATCCATAAATAGACCAGACTAGGATCTACGCCCATTTCGTTGCCAAGACGAACGCATCCCAATGGCCCGGCTCGATATCGATCGACCACCTCTTGCTTGAACTGCACACCATACTTCGCCATGAAAAACCCCAAAAGTTGGTGTCCAACTTTTAGGGTTCAGTTCACAGGCTCCGATTTCTACAAGCTTTCGAGAGGCCTTCGAGAGGCTTTCGAACATAATCGGAGCCTGTCACCGGTTTTTGGAACCTTTCGAACGTAATCGGAGCCTGTCACCGGTTTTCATAATCGGAGCCTGTGACCGGTTTTCGGTCAGCGGAACACCTGCTCGTGCAGCACGGCCGGGGCTTCGGCATACAGCTTGACGAGGGTCGAGGTGCGGGTGCCGTAGTCGGGCGATTCGATCTTGACGGCCGACAGTTGCCGCTCGCGCTCCAGCGGAACGCCGGTGTCCGGCAAGCGCTGGTCGGGTGCGCGGGCGGTGTCGGCCAGCATCTCGAAATAGGCTTCTTCCGGCGCGCCCAGGCACAGCAGGCTGGCGAATTGCGCCTTGGTCTTGAGGACCTTCGGCCACGGCGAGTCGAGCAGCGCGTTGGACAGGCCATACACCCCGGGGCCCAGCGGTTGCCCGTTGCGCGGGTCCGCGTCGCCGCGGTTGGAGAACCACACCAGTTCCTCGCCATCGCACAACACCAGGTTGAAGCCGTTGTACGCGCCGGCACCGGGGCGGATCTGCTCGACATAGTCGCGCGCGCTCATCGTCGCGGACAGGAAGTTCGACACCAGCATGCCGCGCGACGGCGCCTGCGGGTCGTGGTCCTGCGGCGCCCGGATGTTGGTGATGGCGGCAAAGCGCGACGGCGCCTTGCCATCGCTGTCGACCGGTGCGAAGCCGCCGTCCTGGCAGCGCGCGCGCAGCGGCGAGACGTTGGCCGCCCACTGGCAGTCCGGGCCATCCGGGCGCGTCACGCCCATCCAGCTGCCACCGGCCTTGAGGTCGCGGCCGGCGATGACTTGCGGGTTTTCTTCCCACGGCCCGGCCGCGGCGCTGGCGCGGTCATAGTATTCGTCGCGGTTGGCGGCGGCGATCAGCGGCACGCCGGGTACCACGCGCCAGGCGAAAACGATCAGGCACATGAGGGGATATCCATGAAGAGTTCAGTATGTCGGGGACCCGCGATCAGCGTGTCCAGGCCGGCAGCGGCGACGGCTTGCGTCAACGCTGCCGTGAAACCAGGCGTGGTGGCGGGGTAGACTTCCATCCACGTCTGCACGCCGTCCGGGCTGTCCGGCCGGCGTTTCAGTTGCGGCGCCACGCCATGGGCGGCTGCCAGTTGCGCCTGCAGCGCACGCACGCGCGGCATCAGTGCTTCCGCGTCGCCCGTGGCAACGCGGTAATAGACATACAGGTCCATCAGCACCGGCCCGTCACACTTCCAGCTTGTCCAGCACGTAGGGCAGCGGCTGGAACGCCAGCGCGGGGCCATCCGCGGCGCGGGCGCGCACGTCGCCCGCTTCCAGCGCATCGAGCTTCATCTCGACCAGCGCATCGACGCCGCCGCCGCCGTTGGGCGCCGCGTTGACGACCATGCCGCAAGGCTGGCCGGGATCGGCTGGCGTGAAGACTTCCGTGCCGGGACCGACCGTGGCATCGTCGATCGTCACCAGCGCCGTGCGGCGTTTCAGCTTGCCCAGGTACTGGCTGCGCGCGACGATTTCCTGGCCCGGGTAGCAGCCCTTCTTGAAGTTCACGCCGCCCAGCAGCTCGAAGTTGATCATCTGCGGCACGAACTGTTCCTGCGTGGCGGCGGCGATGAGCGGCACGCCGGCATGGATATCCGACAGGCGCCACGCCGCGTTGCCGCCGACGACCAGCCGGTCGGCCAGTTCCGGCGCCACGGTGGTGGCCGTTTCCGGCGTGGTCAGCCACAGGTAGCGGGGCGCGCCGAACGCATCGGCCACGCGCAGCAGCGTGCCCAGTGGATGGTCCAGCTTCGTGTACGGCGCAGCGGGCAGGGCGTCGAACCAGGTTTGCAGCACCGCTTCCGCCAGCGCGCCGCCCAGGCCCAGCGCCACGCGCTGTTCCGTCACGTCCACCGGCTTGGTCTTGGCGCGCAGCACGAACATCTGCAGCCGCTTCTGGATCGCCGGCTGGATGTCGCGCGCCAGTTGCAGGTAGACGGACTGCTCGTCCTTCCACATCAGGAAGCTGGCCAGCAGACGTCCCTTCGGCGAGCAATAGCCGGCCAGGCGCACTTCGCCGGCGCCCAGGTGCTCGACATCGTTGGTCAGCTGCGAGTGGAGGAACGCGGCCGTATCGTCGCCGCTGAAGGCGATCAGGCCCAGGTCGGTGACCGGGGCCACGAAGCCGGCGGCCAGCGCGGTGCGCGTGGGCGCTTCGGCGGGAGCTGCAAGGAGTTGATTCCAGTTGTTCATATTTTTAGATACTTTGGCTAGATATTGCCCACGAAGGCCCACTCAGTTGCCTGCGAAGGCATTATGATTACGGGCTCATTATAAAGATCCCGCGCCAAACGCGCCGGCCACCCCCAAAACGGGTCGCGCGGCCCCGCGCGGGGAGCATACGACATGGCATTCATAACAAAAACGCTGGCGCTCGGCGTGCTGGTCGCGGCGGCCGCGGCGGGCGGCTTCGCCTGGTGGTCGGAGCAGCCGATCGTTGGCGAGGGAGACAATATCCCGTTCACCATCAACAAGGGCAGCGGCGCCCACGCCGCCGGCCAGCAGATCGCCGAAGCGGGCGTGCCGATCCAGCCGCTCCTGTTCAACCTGCTGGCGCGCTTCACCGGCAAGAGCGGCAAGCTGAAGGCCGGTTCCTACGAACTGAAGCCGGGCACCACGCCGCTGCGGCTGATCGACCAGCTGGTGCGCGGCGAGTTCGCCCAGGAATCGCTGACGATCATCGAGGGCTGGACATTCCGCCAGATGCGCCAGGCGATCGCCGCCCACAAGGGTCTGAAACATGACACCGTGGGCCTGTCGGACACCCAGCTGATGGAAAAACTCGGTTCCCAGTACAAGCAGCCGGAAGGGCTGTTCTTCCCCGACACCTACCTGTTCGCCAAGGGCTCGTCGGAACTGCAGATCTACAAGCAGGCCCACACGGCGCTGCTGCAGCACCTCGATGCCGCATGGGCGCAGCGCGCCGCCGATCTCCCGTATGCGGACAAGTACCAGGCGCTGACGATGGCCTCGATCGTGGAAAAGGAAACCGGTCAAAAGGCCGAGCGGGCGATGATCGCCGCGGTCTTCGTCAACCGCCTGAAGCTGGGCATGATGCTGCAGACCGACCCTACCGTGATCTACGGCCTGGGCGAGAAATTCGACGGCAATATCCGCAAGAAGGACCTGGAAACGGACACCCCGTACAATACCTACACGCGCAACGGCCTGCCGCCGACGCCGATCGCGCTGCCGGGCGTGCAATCGCTGGGTGCCGCGCTGGCGCCGGCAAAGACGACGGCTTTGTATTTCGTCGCCCGCGGCAACGGCACGAGCCATTTTTCCGATAACCTGACCGATCACAACCGGGCGGTCAACCAGTACCAGCGCAGGCAATGAGTGGGAAGTTTATGAGCAGGGAGTCGATGAGCCAGGGTACCCCGGCGGCACGCGGCAAGTTCATCACGTTCGAGGGGATCGACGGCGCCGGCAAATCCACGCACATCCAGTACGTGGGTGAGCTGATCCGCGCCCGTGGCGTGGAGCTGGTCAGTTCCCGCGAACCGGGCGGCACGCCGCTGGGCGAGAAGCTGCGCGAACTCGTGCTGCACGAAGCCATGCACCTGGAAACGGAAGCGCTGCTGGTCTTCGCCAGCCGCCGCGAGCACATCGCCCAGGTGATCGAGCCGGCGCTGGCACGCGGCGCCTGGGTCATTTCCGACCGCTTCACCGACGCCAGCTTCGCCTACCAGGGCGGCGGCCGGGGGCTGGAACTCGTCAAGCTGGACACGCTGGCCAACTGGGTGCACCCGGAACTGTGGCCGGACCTGACGATCCTGTTCGACGTACCGCTCGAGGTGGCGCGGGCCCGGCTCGACGCCACCCGCCAGCTCGACAGGTTCGAGCAGGAAAAGGCCGACTTCTTCCTGGCCGCGCGCAACGAGTACCTGCGCCGCGCCGCGCAGGAACCGCGGCGCTTCCGGGTGATCGATTCCACCCAGCCGATCGATGCGATCCGCGTGCAGCTGGCGGCCATCGTCGCCGCACTGGAGTGACCATGGAAACGACTTCCGCGATCTATCCGTGGCAACGCGATGCGTGGCAGACCTTGCAGCAGGTGCGCCAGCGCCTGCCCCACGCGGTGCTGTTCCACGGCCCGGCCGGCATCGGCAAGGCCGACTTCATCGAGCATTTCGCCCAGTCGCTGCTGTGCGAGGACGTGCGCGCGGACGGGCACCCGTGCAATGCGTGCGCGTCGTGCGGCTGGTTCGTCCAGCAAAGCCACCCGGATTTCCGGCGCATCCGCCCCGAAGCGCTGGAGGACGACGGCGCCGGCGAGGGCGAGGAGGGCGAGGAAAAGAAGAAGAGCAAGGCGCCTTCCAAGGAAATCAAGATCGAGCAGGTGCGCTCGCTGGCCGATTTCATGAACATCTCCACGCACCGGCAAGGCTTGCGCGTGGTGGTGCTGTATCCGGCCGAGGCGCTGAACATGCCGGCCTCGAATGCGCTGCTGAAGACGCTGGAAGAACCGCCGCCGGGTACCGTGTTCCTGCTGTCGTCGAACAGCCTGGACCGCCTGCTGCCGACCATCCTGTCGCGCTGCCGCAAGTTCGCGCTGTCGATGCCGCCGCACGCCGAGGCGCTGGCCTGGCTGGAATCGCAGGGCGTGGCGCAGGCCGATGGCTGGCTGAGCGAGCAGGGCGGCGCGCCGCTGGCCGCGCTGGCCCAGGCGGAAACCGGCAGCCGCGAGGACATGGACACGCTGCTGCAGTACCTGGCCCACCCCTCGGTCGAGAATGCGCTGCGCACGGCCGACAAGATGCAGAAGGTGCCGCTGACGTCCGTAGTGGCGTGGCAGCAGCGCTGGCTGTACGACCTGTTCTCGCTGAAGCTGTCCGGCCGGATCCGCTACTATCCCCGCTACCAGCGCGAGCTGAAGGGGCTGGCGGACCGGGTGCCGGTGTCCGGCCTGCTGGCGGCGATCAAGAGCACGGCCGAGCGGCGCGCCACGTCGGACCATCCGCTGTCGCCGAAGCTGTTCCTGGAAGACCTGCTGCTCGACTATACGTCGTGCTGCCGCTGACGATGCAAGAGTGACGATGCATGAGTGACGATGCCTGAATGACGATGCATGAGTGACGATGGACTGATGCCGATGATGGACAAGTGCCGATGAGTACCATACCTCCCGATCCGAATGCCGCCGGCAATGCCGGGCCGCCCACCCGGCCGGCCGTGCTGTCGCTGGCCATCAAGGAAAAGGCGGCCCTGTACGCGGCCTACATGCCCTTCCTGAAGAACGGCGGCATCTTCGTGCCCACCACGCGCAGCTACCGCATCGGCGACGAGATCTACCTGATCCTGTCGCTGATGGATGACCAGAACAAGTACCCGATCGCCGGCAAGGTCGTGTGGATCACGCCGGCGGGTGCCAACAACAACAAGGCGCAGGGCATCGGCGTCCATTTCCCGGACGACGAAGCGGGCCAGCGCACCCGCGCGCGCATCGAGGAAATCCTCGGCGCGGCCCTGCGCTCTTCGCGCGCCACCCATACACTGTAACCGCCGGCCTCCGGGTCTTTCGCCACATGTCTTTCCAACACCGTCTCGCCACCCTCGACGACCTGCCCGCCATCGTCGCCATCTACAACAGCACCATCGCGTCGCGCGAGGTCACCGCCGATACCGAAGCGGTCTCCGTCGAGTCGCGCCTGAACTGGTTCCATGAACACCAGCCCGGGCGCCGCCCGCTATGGGTCATCGAACGCGCCGGCGACACTTCGGCGCACCCGGAGATCCTCGGCTGGATTTCGTACTCGAATTTCTACGGCCGCCCGGCCTATTCCGGCACGGCCGAGGTGTCGATCTACATCCACGAAGCTTGGCGCGGCAAGGGCATCGGCAAGTACGCCCTGAGCGAAGCGATCGCCTTCGCGCCGCAAGTGAAGGTCCATACCGTGCTCGGCTTCATCTTCGGGCACAACGGCGCCAGCCTGGCGCTGTTCCGCAAGTTCGGCTTCGAGGAATGGGCCCACTTCCCCCGCGTCGCCAACCTGGACGGCGTCGAACGCGACCTGATCATCCTGGGCAAGCGCGTCGCCTGACTTGTAAGGAAGAAGATAGGCACCAGGAAAATCGCGACGGACCCGAAAAAATGGGGACGGACCCCATTTTTCGGGAAACATTGCCAGGAAAATAGGGTACGTCCCCATTTTCGGTGAAACATTTCTTTTCACTCGGCGACTCTGGAGCGGAAAACCGGTGACAGGCTCCAGTTAATTTGCAACATTTCCTGGAAAACGGAGCCTGTCACCGGTTTTC belongs to Pseudoduganella albidiflava and includes:
- a CDS encoding NADP-dependent oxidoreductase, with the translated sequence MITYQRIVLAARPQGEVTPEHFRLETVPVPELAAGQLLVRNHYLSLDPYMRGRMNDARSYAAPQPLGETMIGGTVGEVVASRHPSFAEGDFVAAMGGWAELAVSDGTGLRKLDTAAVPLSAYLGAVGMPGMTAWYGLNRILETAPGQTVCVSAASGAVGSAVGQLAKLRGCRVVGIAGGPEKCGYVVDELGFDACVDYRAGNLRADLKAAAPDGIDGIFENVGGEVFDAALARTNPFARVALCGMIAGYDGADIPMRNVRLLLANRITLSGFIVTEHLDCWPAGLAELGALVATGQLKYRESVAQGLASAPQAFIGLLKGRNFGKQLVKLM
- a CDS encoding GNAT family N-acetyltransferase; protein product: MNSHEIRYGDWATLSADAQVIRIAVFVQEQNVPAELEMDEKDAVCLHAVAYDAAGTPVGTGRLLPDGHIGRMAVMKDARGTGIGSALLRGLMAHARERGHPEVELSAQTHAASFYRAHGFEQVGDEFHEAGIAHVAMRRAF
- a CDS encoding alpha/beta fold hydrolase, whose amino-acid sequence is MDQAVNQRRRNFLNTAALGIAASQAGLIGGVAAAPPAASSGASGISPASSRFTTIRQVRAGVLDIGYVDAGPADGRPVVLFHGWPYDIHAFIDVAPILAAAGYRVIIPHLRGYGTTRFLAADTPRNGQQASFTADALAFMDALKIDRAIVAGFDWGARIATTLAALWPQRFHALVSVSGYLIGSQEANRKPLAPQAELQWWYQYYFATPRGELGYRENTHAFARLIWALASPQWKFDDATFARSAASLDNPDHVAISVSNYRWRLGLAPGERRYDNLERQLAAFPDVTVPTITMEGDANGAPHPDPKAYARKFTGKYQHRHLAGGIGHNLPQEAPRAFAQAILDVGKLV
- a CDS encoding LysR family transcriptional regulator, with the protein product MAIRFEDLSLFVRTAACGSFTKAAREANLLPGQVSAAIMRLERDLDVRLFARSTRSLRLTDEGERYLPYAREVIDLLHSGRDELHRGTDTLAGTLQITAPSDFGRNVLLPWLTAFRRRHPKLELRVQFSDQVTDVFRDPVDIALRYGTVQDASFVALPVAPDNRRVLVAAPGYLEQCGTPQTLDELPRHSCLLWHMGGRLYDKWGFPLDKGRRTVQVKGPLASDDADVVRRWAIAGEGIAYKSWLDVSADVQAGRLAVVLPGQPGETAPLQLICPHRRQFSPAVRQLHALLAERCGEIATLPPLGTRG
- a CDS encoding zinc-binding alcohol dehydrogenase family protein: MKAIVYTRHGLPIEDPESLVEMVLPDPVPGPRDLLVRVHAVSVNPVDTKVRRGAAVAQPRVLGWDVAGVVEAVGSDVTAFRPGDEVYYAGSLTRPGSYSELHLVDERIAGHKPATLGFADAAALPLTSLTAWELLFDRLNVPEGGGAERSLLVIGAAGGVGSILTQLARKLTGLTVIGTASRPETAGWVTELGAHHVIDHARPMQAQLQALGFKYADIVISLTHTDQHYADIVDILAPQGQFALIDDPDTLDAMPLKRKSISLHWELMFTRSMFETADMARQRDILDRVAALVDSGELRTTVGEHIGKIDAPNLRRAHAIIESGKARGKLVLAGF
- the nfsB gene encoding oxygen-insensitive NAD(P)H nitroreductase; the encoded protein is MDIVAKARQRYTVKSYDRERKVPAEIIDQLREVLRLAPSSVNSQPWHFVVAATPEGKERIARAAEAGFQYNAAKIRDASHVIVLATKVAPDEAQLAAVLEQEARDGRFVNDAAKSAQHAGRMSYTNLHRFTQKDVPFWYEKQTYLALGTLLQAAALLDVGATPMEGFNAEVLDKELGLRDKGFTGTVIVSLGYSSGEDFNAKLPKSRLPAEQVFTDI